Proteins from a single region of Streptomyces spectabilis:
- a CDS encoding ROK family protein: MRHVIALDVGGTGMKAALVGADGTLLHEARRPTGRERGPDAVVESILDFAAELRAHGAAHLGESAAAAGVAVPGIVDAERGVAVYAANLGWSDVPLRDLLSARLGSIPVTLGHDVRTGGLAEGRLGAGRSAARFLFVPLGTGIAGAIGINGVIEPGAHGSAGEIGHIVVRPGGPPCGCGQRGCLERLASASAVSKAWAEASGDPGADAADCAKAVRSGDPRAVEVWQHAVDALADGLLTALTLLDPDTLIVGGGLAEAGDTLFTPLREAVADRVVQFQTLPEIVPAVLGDAAGCLGAGLLAWDLLTPEGPRTDTPITTPTHSPTDAPPEVST, from the coding sequence GTGAGACATGTCATCGCCCTGGACGTGGGCGGCACCGGAATGAAGGCCGCCCTGGTCGGGGCGGACGGCACGCTGCTGCACGAGGCGCGCCGTCCCACGGGGCGTGAGCGCGGCCCGGACGCCGTGGTCGAGTCGATCCTGGACTTCGCGGCGGAGCTGCGCGCCCACGGCGCGGCCCACCTCGGCGAGAGCGCCGCCGCGGCGGGCGTCGCGGTCCCCGGCATCGTCGACGCCGAGCGCGGCGTCGCCGTCTACGCGGCGAACCTCGGCTGGTCCGACGTGCCCCTGCGCGACCTGCTCAGCGCCCGGCTCGGCTCCATCCCCGTGACGCTCGGCCACGACGTGCGCACCGGCGGCCTCGCCGAAGGCCGCCTCGGCGCGGGCCGGAGCGCGGCGCGCTTCCTGTTCGTGCCGCTCGGCACCGGCATCGCGGGCGCCATCGGCATCAACGGCGTCATCGAGCCCGGCGCGCACGGCTCGGCGGGCGAGATCGGCCACATCGTCGTCCGGCCCGGCGGCCCGCCCTGCGGCTGCGGCCAGCGCGGCTGTCTGGAGCGGCTCGCCTCCGCGTCCGCCGTCAGCAAGGCGTGGGCCGAGGCGAGCGGCGACCCGGGCGCGGACGCCGCGGACTGCGCCAAGGCGGTGCGCTCCGGCGACCCGCGCGCGGTCGAGGTGTGGCAGCACGCCGTGGACGCGCTCGCCGACGGCCTGTTGACGGCCCTCACCCTCCTGGACCCCGACACGCTCATCGTCGGCGGCGGCCTCGCGGAGGCCGGAGACACCCTGTTCACCCCGCTGCGCGAGGCGGTCGCGGACCGCGTGGTGCAGTTCCAGACGCTGCCCGAGATCGTCCCCGCGGTGCTCGGCGACGCCGCGGGCTGCCTCGGCGCGGGCCTGCTCGCGTGGGACCTGCTCACGCCCGAGGGCCCGCGTACCGATACACCGATCACCACCCCGACCCACTCCCCCACCGACGCACCCCCGGAGGTATCCACCTGA
- a CDS encoding glucosyl-3-phosphoglycerate synthase, producing MLEEVERWLSRRSWSVTDRPLDRLTAAKRASGTTVSVVLPALDEERTVGEIVAEIRRELIEKVPLVDELVVVDSGSRDRTAEVARAAGARVVRRDDVLPRVPAVPGKGEVLWRSLLVTHGDVIAFVDADLKEFSADFVTGIVGPLLTEPDVHFVKAMYDRPMTVMDGPGDPGDASSATAGQGGRVTELMARPLLNMHWPQLAGFVQPLGGEYAARRSLLERLPFPVGYGVELGLLVDALHTVGLDALAQVDVGVRRHRHQDGQALGRMAASIYRTAQLRLARGHLVRPELTQFVRGASGFEPRTYPVDTEERPPMVEIDEYAKRRVA from the coding sequence GTGCTGGAAGAGGTCGAGCGCTGGCTGAGCAGGCGTTCCTGGTCCGTGACCGACCGCCCGCTGGACCGTCTCACGGCCGCGAAGCGGGCCTCGGGCACCACGGTGAGCGTCGTGCTGCCCGCGCTCGACGAGGAGCGGACGGTCGGGGAGATCGTCGCGGAGATCCGCCGCGAGCTGATCGAGAAGGTCCCCCTGGTCGACGAGCTCGTGGTGGTGGACTCCGGCTCGCGGGATCGCACCGCGGAGGTGGCGCGCGCCGCGGGCGCCCGGGTCGTGCGCCGGGACGACGTCCTGCCGCGCGTCCCGGCGGTGCCCGGCAAGGGCGAGGTCCTGTGGCGGTCGCTCCTGGTGACGCACGGTGACGTGATCGCGTTCGTGGACGCCGACCTGAAGGAGTTCTCGGCCGACTTCGTGACCGGCATCGTGGGCCCGCTGCTCACCGAGCCGGACGTGCACTTCGTGAAGGCGATGTACGACCGCCCGATGACGGTGATGGACGGCCCGGGCGACCCCGGCGACGCGTCGAGCGCCACGGCGGGCCAGGGCGGCCGGGTCACCGAGCTGATGGCGCGGCCCCTGCTCAACATGCACTGGCCCCAGCTCGCGGGCTTCGTACAGCCCCTCGGCGGCGAGTACGCGGCCCGCAGGTCGCTCCTGGAACGCCTGCCGTTCCCGGTCGGGTACGGCGTGGAGCTCGGGCTGCTCGTGGACGCCCTGCACACCGTCGGTCTGGACGCGCTCGCGCAGGTCGACGTCGGGGTGCGCAGGCACCGGCACCAGGACGGGCAGGCGCTCGGCCGGATGGCCGCGTCGATCTACCGCACGGCGCAGCTGCGGCTCGCCCGCGGGCACCTCGTGCGGCCCGAGCTGACGCAGTTCGTGCGGGGGGCGTCCGGCTTCGAGCCGCGTACGTACCCGGTGGACACGGAGGAGCGGCCGCCGATGGTGGAGATCGACGAGTACGCGAAGCGGCGCGTGGCCTGA
- the thrC gene encoding threonine synthase — MRRKGLASMAVQTVDTTSPTGTAVDLGPASGLSCRECGTVFPLGPIFACAECFGPLEVAYDLPLGDPEALRAKIESGPANIWRYAPLLPVPADVADKPNLNPGWTKLVKADNLARELGVDQGKLFVKDDSGNPTHSFKDRVVAQALEAARAFGFTTLSCSSTGNLAGAVGAAAARAGFRSCVFIPHDLEQGKVVMAAVYGGELVGIEGNYDDVNRFCSELIGDPLGEGWGFVNVNLRPYYGEGSKTLAYEICEQLGWELPDQLVIPIASGSQLTKIDKGLKELIELGLVADKPYKIFGAQAEGCSPVSAAFKAGQDVVRPQKPNTIAKSLAIGNPADGPYVLDIARRTGGAVEDVNDEQVVDAIKLLARTEGIFAETAGGVTVGVTRKLIEEGLLDTSLTTVVLNTGDGLKTLDAVAATSQATATIRPSLEAFRSAGLAG, encoded by the coding sequence ATGAGGAGAAAGGGCCTCGCCTCCATGGCTGTGCAGACTGTCGACACCACCTCCCCCACGGGCACCGCGGTCGACCTGGGACCCGCGTCGGGTCTCTCCTGCCGCGAGTGCGGCACCGTCTTCCCGCTCGGTCCGATCTTCGCCTGTGCCGAGTGTTTCGGTCCGCTCGAAGTCGCGTACGACCTGCCGCTCGGCGACCCCGAGGCGCTCCGGGCGAAGATCGAGTCCGGCCCGGCCAACATCTGGCGGTACGCCCCGCTGCTGCCCGTCCCCGCCGACGTCGCCGACAAGCCGAACCTCAACCCCGGCTGGACCAAGCTCGTCAAGGCCGACAACCTGGCCCGTGAACTGGGCGTCGACCAGGGCAAGTTGTTCGTCAAGGACGACTCCGGCAACCCCACGCACTCCTTCAAGGACCGTGTCGTCGCGCAGGCCCTGGAAGCCGCGCGCGCCTTCGGCTTCACCACGCTCTCCTGCTCCTCCACGGGCAACCTCGCCGGGGCCGTCGGCGCCGCCGCCGCCCGCGCGGGCTTCCGCTCCTGCGTGTTCATCCCGCACGACCTGGAGCAGGGCAAGGTCGTCATGGCCGCGGTCTACGGCGGCGAGCTCGTCGGCATCGAGGGCAACTACGACGACGTGAACCGCTTCTGCTCCGAGCTCATCGGCGACCCGCTCGGCGAGGGCTGGGGCTTCGTCAACGTGAACCTGCGGCCGTACTACGGCGAGGGCTCCAAGACCCTCGCGTACGAGATCTGCGAGCAGCTCGGCTGGGAGCTGCCGGACCAGCTGGTGATCCCGATCGCCTCGGGTTCGCAGCTCACGAAGATCGACAAGGGTCTGAAGGAACTCATCGAGCTGGGCCTCGTCGCGGACAAGCCGTACAAGATCTTCGGCGCCCAGGCGGAGGGCTGCTCGCCGGTCTCCGCCGCCTTCAAGGCGGGCCAGGACGTCGTCCGCCCGCAGAAGCCGAACACCATCGCCAAGTCGCTCGCGATCGGCAACCCGGCCGACGGTCCGTACGTCCTCGACATCGCCCGGCGCACGGGCGGCGCGGTGGAGGACGTGAACGACGAGCAGGTCGTCGACGCGATCAAGCTCCTTGCGCGCACGGAGGGCATCTTCGCGGAGACCGCGGGTGGCGTGACCGTCGGGGTCACGCGCAAGCTGATCGAGGAGGGGCTCCTCGACACCTCCCTGACCACGGTCGTCCTCAACACGGGCGACGGCCTCAAGACCCTCGACGCGGTCGCCGCGACGTCTCAGGCGACCGCGACCATCCGGCCGAGCCTGGAGGCGTTCCGCTCCGCGGGGCTTGCGGGTTAG
- a CDS encoding alpha,alpha-trehalose-phosphate synthase (UDP-forming) yields MVSVHAAARVLVASNRGPVSYAVGDDGELTAARGGGGLVSGLSAIGDEADALWVCSALGDGDREAVRRGVSEPGVRMLDIDAKTHAAAYNGIANSVLWFVHHMLYQTPLEPEFGPEFRTQWAAYEQYNQAFAQALADSAAPGATVLVQDYHLALVPGMLRELRGDLRIGHFSHTPWAPVDYFRMLPDDVAEQLLRGMLGADRLGFLTGRWADAFTECCVRLLGGTSGTRVGVHGLGADADFLRERSRRADVEERLAALREQVGPGRQVIVRVDRTELSKNIVRGLRAYELLLDEHPEWHERVVHVAFAYPSRQDLAVYRDYTAEVSRVADAINARFGTAGWTPVVLHVKDDFARSLAAYRLADVALVNPIRDGMNLVAKEVPVVSDEGCALVLSREAGAYEELGEDAIGVNPYDVTGTAAALHEALLLPAAERAERTKRLAVAATALPPARWFLDQLAALEA; encoded by the coding sequence ATGGTCTCCGTTCACGCCGCCGCCCGGGTCCTCGTCGCGTCCAACCGCGGCCCCGTCTCGTACGCCGTCGGGGACGACGGCGAGCTGACCGCCGCGCGCGGGGGCGGCGGGCTCGTGTCCGGGCTCAGCGCCATCGGGGACGAGGCGGACGCGCTGTGGGTGTGCTCCGCGCTCGGCGACGGCGACCGCGAGGCGGTGCGGCGCGGGGTCTCCGAGCCGGGCGTGCGCATGCTCGACATCGACGCGAAGACCCACGCGGCGGCGTACAACGGCATCGCGAACTCGGTGCTGTGGTTCGTGCACCACATGCTGTACCAGACGCCTCTGGAGCCGGAGTTCGGCCCCGAGTTCCGCACCCAGTGGGCCGCCTACGAGCAGTACAACCAGGCCTTCGCGCAGGCGCTCGCCGACAGCGCGGCGCCCGGCGCGACGGTCCTCGTGCAGGACTACCACCTCGCCCTTGTGCCCGGGATGCTCCGCGAGCTCCGCGGCGATCTGCGGATCGGGCACTTCTCGCACACCCCGTGGGCGCCCGTGGACTACTTCCGGATGCTGCCCGACGACGTCGCCGAGCAGCTTCTGCGCGGCATGCTGGGAGCGGACCGGCTCGGCTTCCTCACCGGGCGGTGGGCGGACGCGTTCACGGAGTGCTGTGTGCGGCTGCTCGGCGGCACGTCGGGGACGCGCGTGGGGGTGCACGGGCTCGGCGCGGACGCGGACTTCCTGCGGGAGCGGTCGCGGCGCGCGGACGTCGAGGAGCGGCTCGCGGCGCTGCGCGAGCAGGTGGGTCCCGGCCGTCAGGTCATCGTCCGCGTGGACCGCACCGAGCTGTCGAAGAACATCGTCCGCGGCCTACGGGCGTACGAGCTCCTTCTCGACGAGCACCCCGAGTGGCACGAGCGGGTGGTGCACGTCGCGTTCGCCTACCCCTCGCGGCAGGACCTCGCCGTCTACCGCGACTACACCGCGGAGGTCTCGCGCGTCGCCGACGCCATCAACGCCCGCTTCGGGACGGCCGGTTGGACGCCGGTGGTGCTGCACGTCAAGGACGACTTCGCGCGCTCCCTCGCCGCGTACAGGCTCGCCGACGTGGCCCTGGTCAACCCCATCCGGGACGGCATGAACCTGGTCGCCAAGGAGGTCCCGGTCGTCTCCGACGAGGGCTGCGCGCTCGTCCTGTCCCGGGAGGCCGGGGCGTACGAGGAGCTGGGCGAGGACGCGATCGGGGTGAATCCGTACGACGTGACGGGGACGGCCGCCGCGCTGCACGAGGCGCTCCTGCTGCCCGCGGCGGAGCGGGCCGAGCGGACCAAGCGCCTGGCCGTCGCGGCCACGGCCCTGCCGCCGGCGCGCTGGTTCCTGGACCAGCTCGCGGCCCTGGAGGCGTGA
- the otsB gene encoding trehalose-phosphatase, which translates to MGDDRTHSPSELSQPSGLPEPLTPAGRDGLAAILARPERAVIALDFDGTLARIVPDPELARAHPDAVPALAALAPKVRSVAVVTGRPAGVAVRHGGFAGVPGLEHLVVLGHYGAERWDARTGTVRAAEPHPGVAAVRAELPGFLDGIGAWRGSWIEEKGRAVAVHTRRAEDPQAAFDALRGPLGELAARHGLIVEPGRMVLELRPPGVDKGVALTEYLREAGADAVLYAGDDLGDLPAFAAVDKLRADGEVRGLLVCSGSAEVTDLASRADLVVEGPAGVVALLAGLAAGVA; encoded by the coding sequence ATGGGTGACGACCGCACGCACTCCCCGTCCGAGCTGTCACAGCCGTCAGGGCTGCCCGAGCCGCTGACCCCCGCGGGCCGCGACGGCCTCGCCGCGATCCTGGCCCGGCCCGAACGCGCCGTGATCGCCCTGGACTTCGACGGCACGCTCGCGCGGATCGTGCCGGACCCCGAACTGGCCCGGGCGCACCCGGACGCCGTGCCCGCGCTCGCCGCGCTCGCCCCGAAGGTCCGCTCCGTCGCGGTCGTCACCGGCCGCCCCGCGGGCGTGGCCGTCCGCCACGGCGGGTTCGCGGGCGTCCCCGGCCTGGAGCACCTCGTCGTGCTCGGGCACTACGGCGCGGAGCGCTGGGACGCCCGCACCGGCACCGTGCGCGCGGCCGAGCCGCACCCCGGCGTCGCCGCCGTCCGGGCCGAGCTGCCCGGCTTCCTCGACGGCATCGGGGCCTGGCGGGGCTCCTGGATCGAGGAGAAGGGGCGCGCCGTCGCGGTGCACACGCGCCGGGCCGAGGACCCCCAGGCCGCCTTCGACGCGCTGCGCGGCCCCCTCGGGGAGCTCGCCGCGCGCCACGGACTGATCGTCGAGCCCGGCCGCATGGTCCTGGAACTGCGGCCGCCCGGCGTGGACAAGGGCGTGGCGCTCACCGAGTACCTGCGCGAAGCGGGCGCCGACGCGGTCCTCTACGCCGGGGACGACCTCGGAGACCTGCCCGCCTTCGCCGCCGTGGACAAGCTGCGGGCGGACGGCGAGGTGCGGGGCCTGCTCGTGTGCAGCGGCAGCGCGGAGGTCACGGACCTTGCGTCCCGCGCCGACCTGGTGGTCGAAGGACCGGCGGGCGTGGTCGCCCTCCTGGCCGGTCTTGCGGCGGGCGTCGCATAG
- the nagA gene encoding N-acetylglucosamine-6-phosphate deacetylase, translating into MATSKVLAGARVVLPTGTVSGGRVIVDGTRIAEGGTSLLERSRELGGAPADAETLDLAGHWLVPGFVDMHNHGGGGASFTNGTVEDILHGIHTHRLHGTTTLVASTVTGEMDALAQRAGLLSELAEQGEIAGVHFEGPFISPCRKGAHSESLLRHPDPAEVRKLLDAARGQAKMVTLATELPGGIDSVRLLAEHGVIAAIGHTDATYEQTAAAVDAGATVATHLYNAMPGLGHRAPGPIAALLEDERVTVELIDDGTHLHPAAFQLAFHRAGADRVALITDAMDAAGFGDGTYHLGPLEVVVSDGVARLAEGGAIAGSTLTLDRAFQRAVTVDGLPVEDVVTAISVTPAKVLGLYDRVGSLEPGKDADLVVLDADFALKGVLRKGEWIVDPR; encoded by the coding sequence ATGGCCACTAGCAAGGTTCTCGCCGGTGCCCGGGTGGTCCTGCCCACCGGGACCGTGTCCGGCGGCCGCGTCATCGTGGACGGCACGCGCATCGCCGAAGGGGGCACCTCCCTGCTCGAGCGAAGCCGAGAGCTTGGGGGAGCTCCCGCGGACGCGGAGACACTCGATCTGGCCGGCCACTGGCTGGTCCCCGGCTTCGTGGACATGCACAACCACGGCGGCGGCGGCGCCTCCTTCACCAACGGCACCGTCGAGGACATCCTGCACGGCATCCACACCCACCGCCTGCACGGCACCACCACCCTCGTCGCCTCCACGGTCACCGGCGAGATGGACGCCCTCGCGCAGCGCGCGGGCCTGCTCAGCGAGCTGGCCGAGCAGGGCGAGATCGCGGGCGTCCACTTCGAGGGACCGTTCATCTCGCCGTGCCGCAAGGGCGCCCACAGCGAGTCCCTGCTGCGCCACCCGGACCCGGCGGAGGTCCGCAAGCTGCTCGACGCGGCCCGCGGCCAGGCCAAGATGGTCACCCTCGCCACCGAACTGCCCGGCGGCATCGACTCCGTGCGCCTCCTCGCCGAGCACGGCGTGATCGCCGCGATCGGCCACACCGACGCGACGTACGAGCAGACCGCGGCGGCCGTCGACGCGGGCGCCACCGTGGCCACGCACCTGTACAACGCGATGCCGGGGCTCGGCCACCGCGCGCCGGGGCCCATCGCCGCGCTCCTGGAGGACGAGCGGGTCACCGTCGAGCTGATCGACGACGGCACGCATCTGCACCCCGCCGCCTTCCAGCTGGCCTTCCACCGCGCGGGCGCCGACCGCGTCGCGCTCATCACGGACGCGATGGACGCGGCGGGCTTCGGCGACGGCACCTACCACCTCGGCCCGCTGGAGGTCGTGGTGTCGGACGGCGTCGCGCGGCTCGCCGAGGGCGGCGCCATCGCGGGTTCTACTCTGACTCTGGATAGAGCGTTCCAACGCGCGGTGACTGTGGACGGGCTGCCCGTCGAGGACGTCGTCACCGCGATCTCCGTGACCCCGGCGAAGGTGCTCGGCCTCTACGACCGGGTCGGCTCCCTGGAGCCCGGCAAGGACGCCGATCTCGTGGTCCTGGACGCGGACTTCGCGCTCAAGGGCGTGCTCCGCAAGGGCGAGTGGATCGTCGACCCGAGGTGA
- a CDS encoding DUF3263 domain-containing protein, producing the protein MPEPSEAEGGLSARARAVLALERRGWSSPGAKERAIREELGLAPVRYYQLLNALLDDERALAHDPVTVNRLRRVRDARRAER; encoded by the coding sequence GTGCCCGAGCCCTCCGAGGCCGAGGGCGGCCTGTCCGCGCGGGCCCGCGCCGTGCTCGCCCTGGAGCGGCGGGGCTGGAGCAGTCCCGGCGCCAAGGAGCGGGCCATACGCGAAGAGCTGGGCCTCGCCCCGGTCCGCTACTACCAGCTCCTCAACGCCCTGCTCGACGACGAGCGCGCCCTCGCCCACGACCCGGTCACCGTGAACCGCCTGCGCCGGGTACGCGACGCGCGCCGCGCCGAGCGCTGA
- a CDS encoding SIS domain-containing protein — translation MSRTANEIATQPDCWRRAAEGAAAFAGLPEPGERVAVTGCGTSWFMALAYAALREAAGQGETDAFAASEFPTGRRYDRVVAITRSGTTTEVLDLLRQVRSAVPTLALTADPKTPVMDAAAAVAVLDWADEESVVQTRFATTALAFLRAGLGAVPGVKPVAEAAADAERTVAEPLPDAVVAAEQWTFLGRGWTYGLALEAGLKMREAAGAWTEAYPAMEYRHGPISITAPARVAWMFGALPDGLAEDVARVGGELVARTDVDPLADLIRAQRLAVRLAEDRGQDPDRPRNLTRSVVLK, via the coding sequence ATGTCGCGTACCGCAAATGAGATAGCCACCCAGCCCGACTGCTGGCGGCGGGCCGCCGAGGGCGCCGCGGCCTTCGCGGGACTTCCCGAGCCGGGCGAGCGGGTCGCCGTGACCGGGTGCGGCACCTCGTGGTTCATGGCGCTCGCGTACGCGGCGCTGCGGGAGGCCGCCGGGCAGGGCGAGACGGACGCGTTCGCGGCGTCGGAGTTCCCCACCGGGCGGCGCTACGACCGGGTGGTGGCGATCACCCGGTCCGGCACGACGACGGAGGTGCTCGACCTGCTCCGGCAGGTGCGGTCCGCCGTGCCGACGCTGGCCCTGACCGCCGACCCGAAGACGCCCGTCATGGACGCCGCCGCCGCGGTGGCCGTCCTGGACTGGGCGGACGAGGAGTCGGTCGTGCAGACCCGGTTCGCGACCACCGCGCTCGCCTTCCTGCGGGCCGGGCTCGGCGCGGTCCCGGGCGTCAAGCCGGTCGCGGAGGCGGCGGCCGACGCCGAGCGCACCGTCGCCGAGCCGCTGCCGGATGCGGTGGTCGCGGCCGAGCAGTGGACCTTCCTCGGCCGCGGCTGGACGTACGGGCTCGCCCTGGAGGCGGGCCTGAAGATGCGGGAGGCCGCGGGGGCGTGGACGGAGGCGTATCCGGCCATGGAGTACCGGCACGGGCCGATCTCCATCACGGCCCCTGCCCGCGTCGCGTGGATGTTCGGGGCGCTGCCGGACGGCCTCGCGGAGGACGTCGCCCGCGTCGGCGGCGAGCTCGTGGCGCGCACCGACGTCGACCCGCTCGCCGACCTGATCCGCGCCCAGCGCCTGGCCGTGCGTCTCGCCGAGGACCGGGGGCAGGACCCGGACCGCCCGCGCAATCTGACCCGGAGCGTGGTCCTGAAGTAG
- a CDS encoding extracellular solute-binding protein: MAALLAGCGESGGSGDVTLKLVAADYGDSSANSSKKYWDALAEKFEDEHPGIKVDVAVYSWTDVDRKVKEMVADGEAPDLAQIGAYADYAAQDKLYSADDVLSIPTQADFLAPLAKAGVVNRVQYGMPFAASTRLLFFNEKLFKSAGVTPPESWSELQAAAKKLKARGVKIPYALPLGPEEAQAETYQWLLSGGGGYTDNVGTYDFDSKQNVATFNWLKNELVGKGLTGPTPPGKLNRAEAFAAFTRGEVGMLNGHPTLMQMAAKKHLKYGMVPMPGVNGKAQSTMGVADWMMAFKENGHRKEIRQFLDFAYSKKNVLEFSREYDLLPVTTSASQEMSDDKADAKKLGGFLEELPASQLYPVGKTSWAQVSVQIKKYIGKTVDPNGDPQATLAQLDAKAAAEENAS, translated from the coding sequence ATGGCGGCGCTGCTCGCCGGGTGCGGCGAATCGGGCGGATCGGGCGATGTGACCCTCAAGCTCGTGGCCGCCGACTACGGCGACTCCTCGGCGAACAGCTCCAAGAAATACTGGGACGCGCTTGCCGAGAAGTTCGAGGACGAACACCCGGGCATCAAGGTCGACGTGGCCGTGTACTCCTGGACGGACGTCGACCGCAAGGTCAAGGAGATGGTCGCGGACGGCGAGGCCCCCGACCTCGCGCAGATCGGCGCCTACGCGGACTACGCGGCGCAGGACAAGCTCTACAGCGCCGACGACGTGCTCTCCATCCCCACCCAGGCCGACTTCCTCGCGCCGCTGGCGAAGGCGGGCGTCGTCAACCGCGTTCAGTACGGCATGCCGTTCGCCGCGTCCACGCGCCTGCTGTTCTTCAACGAGAAGCTCTTCAAGAGCGCCGGCGTCACCCCGCCGGAGAGCTGGAGCGAGCTCCAGGCCGCCGCGAAGAAGCTCAAGGCGCGCGGCGTGAAGATCCCGTACGCGCTGCCGCTCGGCCCGGAGGAGGCGCAGGCCGAGACCTACCAGTGGCTGCTCAGCGGAGGCGGCGGCTACACCGACAACGTCGGCACGTACGACTTCGACTCCAAGCAGAACGTCGCCACGTTCAACTGGCTGAAGAACGAGCTGGTCGGCAAGGGTCTGACCGGGCCGACGCCGCCCGGCAAGCTCAACCGCGCCGAGGCCTTCGCCGCCTTCACGCGCGGCGAGGTCGGCATGCTCAACGGCCACCCGACGCTGATGCAGATGGCCGCCAAGAAGCACCTGAAGTACGGCATGGTCCCCATGCCCGGCGTCAACGGCAAGGCCCAGTCCACGATGGGCGTCGCCGACTGGATGATGGCCTTCAAGGAGAACGGCCACCGCAAGGAGATCCGCCAGTTCCTCGACTTCGCCTACTCCAAGAAGAACGTCCTGGAGTTCTCGCGCGAGTACGACCTGCTGCCGGTGACCACCTCGGCGTCCCAGGAGATGTCCGACGACAAGGCCGACGCGAAGAAGCTCGGCGGCTTCCTGGAGGAGCTGCCCGCCTCCCAGCTCTACCCGGTCGGCAAGACGTCGTGGGCGCAGGTCTCCGTGCAGATCAAGAAGTACATCGGCAAGACCGTCGACCCGAACGGCGACCCGCAGGCGACCCTGGCCCAGCTCGACGCGAAGGCGGCGGCGGAGGAGAACGCGAGCTAG